In Elaeis guineensis isolate ETL-2024a chromosome 1, EG11, whole genome shotgun sequence, a genomic segment contains:
- the LOC105038787 gene encoding uncharacterized protein has protein sequence MASPSSSPSSSGFFAICLLHSAVAVTCGALMMFYLNEIAVFGHGSETARKLQGSTPHDQLLIQTSDSFAGLLLMAIGFLLFMVSFVKDRDFQAFFAKGCVLLHASMALWRVYFERRVDDLARDWPRQLVGDIMLSLSWVLFLVYSWREKYD, from the coding sequence ATGGCGTCGCCGTCGAGTTCGCCGTCTTCGTCCGGGTTTTTCGCGATCTGCCTCCTCCATTCCGCGGTGGCGGTGACCTGCGGCGCGCTGATGATGTTCTACCTGAACGAGATCGCCGTCTTCGGCCACGGAAGCGAGACGGCGCGGAAGCTCCAGGGATCGACCCCCCATGACCAGCTCCTGATCCAGACATCGGATTCCTTCGCCGGGCTTCTCCTCATGGCGATCGGGTTTCTCCTCTTCATGGTGTCGTTCGTGAAGGATCGGGATTTCCAGGCTTTCTTCGCGAAAGGCTGCGTCCTCCTCCATGCTTCCATGGCCCTCTGGCGCGTCTACTTTGAGCGCCGGGTCGATGACCTCGCCCGCGACTGGCCTCGCCAGCTTGTCGGTGATATCATGCTCAGCCTCTCCTGGGTCCTCTTCCTCGTCTACTCGTGGAGGGAGAAGTACGACTGA